Proteins found in one Desulfobotulus pelophilus genomic segment:
- a CDS encoding L-lactate MFS transporter: MMEEKVMNRWLVVMGAVMVQMCLGAIYAWSVFTGALQEAGWTAAQTQVVFSVALVSYALSMVGAGFKLNVVGPRKMAILGGLILGTGYIIAGLFGGTNFWMLLIFIGIVGGTGIGVGYVVPIAVGMRWFPDKKGLITGLAVAGFGLGAMLWVKLAGTTGNLIANFGLPTTFVILGVLFAVFVTIGGLFMVFPPEGWLPEGYVPETGEAGSTQVAGVEYGAGEMVKTPQFWMIFFTFAFLASAGLMSIGLMQLYPMEALMNNGMDRASAVAVAGTAMAVFFSIANALGRVAWGSISDILGRKNSLIILAFTQGLGVMAFTYMAGTPMLLYIGAALIGFNFGGTLSLFPTLTADTFGSQNVGRNYPLVFLAYGAGALLGPNLGGVMGGMGNFALAFTICGVLCIMGGVLTVLLRPPRRCENVENCAEMEAA, translated from the coding sequence ATGATGGAAGAGAAGGTGATGAACCGATGGCTCGTTGTGATGGGAGCTGTCATGGTTCAGATGTGTCTGGGTGCCATTTATGCCTGGTCCGTTTTTACGGGTGCGTTGCAGGAAGCCGGATGGACGGCTGCGCAGACCCAGGTTGTTTTTTCCGTGGCTCTGGTATCCTATGCCCTGTCCATGGTAGGTGCCGGTTTTAAGCTGAACGTGGTAGGCCCCCGCAAGATGGCTATTCTGGGCGGTCTGATTCTGGGTACCGGCTATATTATTGCCGGTCTTTTCGGTGGGACAAATTTCTGGATGCTCCTTATTTTCATAGGGATTGTCGGCGGTACGGGTATTGGTGTCGGCTATGTGGTCCCTATTGCCGTAGGCATGCGCTGGTTCCCCGATAAAAAGGGGCTGATTACCGGCCTTGCCGTGGCGGGCTTTGGCCTGGGAGCTATGTTATGGGTGAAGCTGGCTGGAACAACGGGTAATCTGATTGCCAATTTCGGTCTCCCCACCACCTTTGTAATTCTTGGTGTGCTTTTTGCCGTCTTTGTAACCATTGGTGGTCTTTTTATGGTTTTTCCTCCGGAAGGATGGCTTCCGGAAGGATATGTCCCTGAAACCGGTGAAGCGGGAAGTACGCAGGTTGCTGGCGTCGAGTATGGTGCGGGCGAAATGGTGAAAACGCCTCAGTTCTGGATGATTTTTTTCACCTTTGCTTTTCTGGCCAGTGCGGGATTGATGAGCATAGGGCTGATGCAGCTCTATCCCATGGAAGCTTTAATGAATAACGGTATGGACAGAGCTTCTGCCGTTGCCGTTGCCGGAACGGCCATGGCCGTATTTTTTTCCATTGCCAATGCCCTTGGCCGTGTTGCATGGGGAAGTATTTCCGATATCCTTGGCCGTAAAAACTCTCTGATTATTCTGGCTTTTACCCAGGGTCTTGGGGTAATGGCCTTTACCTACATGGCTGGAACCCCCATGCTTCTTTACATTGGAGCTGCCCTGATTGGCTTTAATTTTGGAGGCACCCTCTCCCTTTTCCCCACTCTTACGGCAGATACCTTCGGTTCTCAGAATGTGGGCCGCAATTATCCCCTGGTTTTCCTTGCCTATGGTGCAGGGGCCCTTCTGGGACCCAATTTGGGCGGGGTGATGGGGGGAATGGGGAATTTTGCTTTGGCTTTCACCATTTGTGGCGTTCTTTGCATCATGGGGGGGGTCCTGACGGTATTGCTGCGTCCTCCCCGCAGGTGTGAGAATGTTGAAAACTGTGCTGAAATGGAAGCTGCTTAA
- a CDS encoding methyl-accepting chemotaxis protein: protein MAFSLRQKFMIPTLLLFAFALIILSAIAYGMARKALISQSEEHLAFVARSTASQISQWVRERRRDVENYSINPLLLQTILQGTTNPDLIMESSAYLRSIQDSMEGQYELIALTDTTGRMLATSDGSHERNIHVSDRTYFQQSMNGETAVSDAIISMASGNAIFVISTPVRQNNRIIGVVLCGISLAIMDSIFIRPVEVAADGFIWIANSRGDILVHPDRQKILRENVGNQPFFLHMNREKEGIMDYGYNGETVTTGFHHIEAQGWMLAASVPKHRLLADVSRLGGWSSFLTLSALMTASVLLFILTGPLIRKLNRSVQTLNETSLHVAEASAELSAAAQSLSDGNNSQISSAQTISRSIDEISLRTRTVATHTEEGNHHVEDASRELSSAHSSMDTLITAMEGIALASQNTVKIIKTIDEIAFQTNLLSLNAAVEAARAGEAGAGFAVVAEEVRSLAIKSAEAAKSTTELIHTTVNDVEEGMKKVHTTGREVGHLQERMGKIRSIMAELRENAKENAESLEKAAQHIRTMEKSTADNAANAEESAAASEEMNAQAEQLRSIAADLAFTCNGKEAE, encoded by the coding sequence ATGGCTTTTTCCCTGCGCCAGAAATTTATGATTCCCACACTGCTTCTTTTTGCCTTTGCTCTCATCATCCTTTCCGCCATTGCCTATGGAATGGCCAGAAAAGCCCTGATTTCACAAAGCGAAGAACACCTTGCCTTTGTTGCCCGCAGCACGGCCAGTCAGATCAGCCAGTGGGTCAGGGAAAGACGGCGGGATGTGGAAAATTACAGCATCAACCCCTTGCTGCTGCAGACCATTCTACAAGGAACCACCAACCCTGATCTGATCATGGAAAGCTCGGCCTATCTCCGGTCCATACAGGACAGCATGGAGGGACAGTATGAGCTCATTGCCCTCACGGATACCACCGGCAGGATGCTTGCCACGTCCGATGGCAGCCACGAAAGAAACATCCATGTTTCCGACAGAACATATTTTCAGCAAAGCATGAATGGTGAAACAGCTGTTTCCGATGCCATCATTTCCATGGCTTCGGGAAATGCCATCTTTGTCATATCCACCCCCGTACGTCAGAACAACAGAATTATCGGCGTTGTGTTATGCGGGATCAGTCTCGCCATAATGGACAGTATTTTTATCCGTCCCGTTGAGGTTGCCGCCGATGGCTTCATATGGATTGCCAACAGCCGGGGCGATATTCTCGTCCATCCGGACAGGCAAAAAATACTCAGGGAAAACGTTGGGAATCAGCCCTTTTTTCTCCATATGAACCGGGAAAAAGAAGGCATCATGGACTACGGCTACAACGGCGAAACCGTCACAACAGGTTTTCATCATATAGAGGCCCAGGGCTGGATGCTGGCCGCCTCCGTTCCCAAGCACAGACTTCTTGCTGATGTCTCAAGGCTCGGGGGCTGGTCAAGCTTCCTGACTCTGTCTGCCCTGATGACGGCGTCCGTTCTGCTTTTCATCCTCACGGGTCCCCTGATCCGCAAACTCAACCGGAGTGTCCAGACCCTGAATGAAACATCTCTGCATGTTGCCGAGGCTTCTGCAGAACTTTCCGCCGCAGCCCAGAGTCTTTCCGATGGGAACAACAGCCAGATCAGCAGCGCCCAGACCATCAGCCGCTCCATTGATGAAATCAGTCTCCGCACCCGCACCGTTGCAACGCATACGGAAGAAGGCAACCACCATGTAGAGGATGCCTCTCGGGAACTGAGCTCCGCACACAGCTCCATGGATACCCTGATCACAGCCATGGAGGGTATTGCCCTCGCCAGCCAGAATACCGTAAAAATCATCAAAACCATTGATGAAATAGCTTTTCAAACCAACCTTCTCTCCCTGAACGCAGCGGTAGAAGCGGCTCGGGCCGGAGAAGCCGGAGCAGGCTTTGCCGTGGTGGCGGAAGAGGTAAGAAGCCTTGCCATAAAATCAGCAGAAGCGGCCAAAAGCACCACAGAACTGATCCATACAACGGTAAACGATGTGGAAGAAGGCATGAAAAAAGTTCATACAACCGGCCGGGAAGTCGGACATTTACAGGAAAGGATGGGAAAAATACGCAGTATAATGGCTGAACTCAGGGAAAACGCTAAAGAAAATGCCGAAAGTCTTGAAAAAGCGGCACAGCACATCCGGACCATGGAAAAAAGCACCGCAGACAATGCGGCCAATGCCGAAGAATCCGCTGCCGCATCCGAAGAGATGAATGCCCAGGCAGAACAGCTGCGGTCCATTGCAGCCGACCTGGCTTTCACCTGCAACGGAAAGGAGGCCGAATAG
- a CDS encoding transporter yields MHRLTMRPFSNGSLFLLLLLAAILTMPSASVAGDAKGYVAPPDGTAGILIYARHRTGNEAYRNGQRTTQDADFDMNLQIFRPVYYKEIKGVMTSVQALVPFGNITLNGTSASGLMDPTVLFGIWPVNDPDNKLWVAFSQWFQAPLGDYDAARTLNLGKNRWAFKTEASLTKGFGNFYFDIVPSIEFYTDNDNFGALGQTEKTDPLFRLETHYSYDFTPSFMLSLGHYYEKGGETEVGGINQKNEKDNHALQLTLGFRPAPKQQILVQYWRDVDVESGILGHQFGLRYFFVF; encoded by the coding sequence ATGCACCGACTGACCATGCGCCCTTTTTCCAACGGAAGCCTCTTTCTTCTTCTCCTGCTTGCGGCCATACTGACCATGCCATCGGCCTCTGTGGCCGGAGATGCCAAAGGCTATGTGGCTCCCCCCGACGGCACCGCAGGCATTCTCATCTATGCACGGCACCGAACGGGAAACGAAGCCTATAGAAATGGCCAGCGAACAACTCAGGATGCTGATTTTGATATGAATCTGCAAATATTCAGACCGGTTTATTACAAAGAAATCAAAGGAGTCATGACTTCCGTACAAGCCTTGGTTCCCTTCGGAAACATAACGCTTAACGGAACATCCGCGTCCGGCCTCATGGACCCTACCGTTCTTTTCGGGATCTGGCCCGTCAATGATCCGGACAACAAGCTCTGGGTTGCCTTCTCCCAATGGTTTCAGGCACCCCTCGGCGACTATGATGCCGCAAGAACCCTGAACCTTGGAAAAAACCGCTGGGCCTTTAAAACTGAAGCATCCCTCACCAAGGGCTTTGGTAATTTCTACTTTGATATTGTACCCAGCATTGAATTCTACACGGATAACGATAATTTCGGGGCTCTGGGGCAAACGGAAAAAACGGACCCTCTCTTTCGCCTGGAAACCCACTATTCCTACGACTTCACACCCTCCTTCATGCTGTCCCTCGGACACTACTATGAAAAAGGAGGCGAAACGGAAGTTGGCGGCATAAATCAAAAGAATGAAAAAGACAACCACGCCCTGCAGCTCACTCTGGGCTTTCGCCCCGCACCCAAGCAACAGATTCTGGTGCAGTACTGGAGGGATGTGGACGTAGAAAGCGGAATCCTCGGCCATCAGTTCGGACTGAGGTACTTTTTTGTTTTCTAA
- a CDS encoding homocysteine S-methyltransferase family protein, whose product MTFLEALKSHILVLDGAMGTMIQNLGLTSADFGGESYEMLSDMLVFSRPHALRDIHLAYFEAGAHGVETNTFGASPLRLEEFDFSGLDTLAFEGIPENIHLNTLSSEDMAYWMSLKGAAIAKEAKEIHAASPDYDGRPLFVVGSMGPSNFVLSPTEADLHRGSWESIEENFRVQVKGLVDGGVDVLLFETQQDMLELKAAVSGAQKAMAERGVALPIICQVTVDAHSRMQIFGTDIHAVIVTLSGIGIDALGINCSIGPDLMEPTVAKLSRFSPLPLSVLPNAGLPENIDGKTVFPQSPKDLAAHLARFMDTYGVNIVGGCCGTTPDHIRAVAQEAARRKPKERKPEGGVWLAGPSKAVLLDSDSRLIRIGERLNVRGSKKVRDAVEHDGLLDMDALEEVVREQLEDLGCEVLDVCMDSNIVDTKTVLPKVIQGICVDFPGALCIDSFDTDALIAAVKAYPGRPLINSISMEGHEGMSKAAFICTHTAFHNPLYIALAADDKGPAQTREGKKAIADRLVEAVAPHGVGAGQLLVDINAFPIGSESVEGMNFALESLESIPLIKNAHPGIMTTIGVSNLTNGLAKKPYMRLVLTSVFLDEGRKKGLDAAIVNPNHYAPVESLDASDYALGRKVVLERDMDAYALLEDIAELKQGRRVERRSSYEGLSPAETLREKIKDGFKKREAGTVRWKGMEIAYQDSIVQDAVKALEDHEPLALISDYLMEAMNVLGERFAAGEASLPHLLKAADVMKAVMGFLENVMAEGAVQDAYKATIVMGTVYQDVHSIGKDLTKTLLENYGFRVIDLGVQVPVDAFVETAIREKADAIGMSALLVQTANHMISVVKRMDEAGLSIPVFVGGAPVNLRHAATVALRGGDDVDNIKPDVFYCQTAMDSVNLMEGLIASRRDSVIGVNREKLLAAWRSGQEKFIEKSVLLASLPRRKVRFETGPAVSSFLSETLSPSPSAVNIRKKSLFSLNWKMGKGRQDGESLYEKWISKAEQEGLVKPSGRVALFPANSEGQYILLFDPKNPEREVARIFTEMQTGSGKKDIFCVADFVRPLSGGVRDCVGLQIATAGPLSMEAVDHFKKSGDTESAHLLQGLSDRIAEDLASMLHARLAILAGAEKGCRYSPGYPGIAIEENRVIHGLLAAKDLGVSLTGAGEFHPTSTTAALIVFHKDAGYAIPGD is encoded by the coding sequence ATGACATTTCTTGAAGCCCTGAAATCCCATATTCTTGTTTTAGACGGTGCCATGGGTACCATGATCCAGAACCTTGGCCTGACCTCAGCGGATTTTGGCGGTGAATCCTATGAAATGCTTTCGGATATGCTGGTTTTTTCAAGGCCGCATGCCCTTCGGGATATTCATCTGGCCTATTTTGAGGCCGGAGCCCACGGAGTGGAAACCAATACCTTCGGAGCCAGTCCTCTGCGCCTCGAGGAATTTGATTTTTCCGGTCTGGATACGCTTGCCTTTGAAGGAATTCCAGAAAATATCCACCTCAATACCCTGTCTTCGGAAGACATGGCCTACTGGATGAGTCTTAAGGGCGCTGCCATTGCAAAGGAGGCCAAAGAGATTCATGCCGCTTCGCCTGATTACGATGGTCGCCCCCTTTTTGTGGTTGGCTCCATGGGCCCTTCCAACTTTGTACTTTCCCCCACGGAAGCGGATCTTCACCGGGGAAGCTGGGAAAGCATAGAGGAAAATTTCCGGGTGCAGGTGAAGGGCCTTGTGGACGGTGGTGTGGATGTACTGCTTTTTGAAACCCAGCAGGACATGCTGGAGCTGAAAGCCGCCGTATCCGGCGCCCAAAAAGCCATGGCGGAAAGGGGAGTTGCCCTTCCCATTATCTGCCAGGTGACGGTGGATGCCCACAGCCGTATGCAGATTTTCGGAACAGACATCCATGCGGTGATTGTCACCCTTTCGGGCATTGGCATTGATGCTCTGGGCATCAACTGCTCCATCGGGCCGGATCTCATGGAGCCAACGGTGGCAAAGCTTTCCCGTTTCAGCCCTCTGCCCCTTTCCGTGCTGCCCAATGCGGGCCTGCCCGAAAACATAGACGGCAAAACCGTATTTCCCCAGTCTCCTAAAGATCTGGCTGCCCATCTGGCCCGTTTCATGGATACCTATGGCGTGAATATTGTGGGGGGGTGCTGTGGCACCACGCCGGATCATATCCGGGCCGTGGCTCAGGAGGCAGCCCGAAGAAAGCCGAAGGAGAGAAAGCCCGAAGGCGGTGTCTGGCTGGCTGGCCCTTCCAAAGCCGTGCTGCTGGATAGCGATTCCCGACTGATCCGCATTGGCGAACGCCTCAATGTACGGGGTTCTAAAAAGGTGAGGGATGCGGTGGAGCATGATGGTCTTCTGGATATGGATGCTCTGGAGGAGGTGGTTCGGGAGCAGCTGGAGGATCTGGGCTGTGAGGTGCTGGATGTGTGCATGGATTCCAATATTGTGGACACAAAAACCGTGCTGCCCAAAGTGATTCAGGGTATTTGCGTGGATTTTCCAGGGGCCTTGTGCATAGACTCCTTTGATACGGATGCGCTGATTGCCGCCGTGAAAGCCTATCCCGGAAGACCTCTGATCAATTCCATTTCCATGGAAGGCCATGAAGGCATGTCCAAGGCTGCTTTTATCTGCACCCATACGGCCTTTCACAATCCCCTTTATATTGCCCTTGCGGCGGATGACAAAGGTCCTGCCCAGACAAGGGAGGGAAAAAAGGCCATTGCGGACCGCCTTGTCGAGGCCGTTGCTCCCCATGGTGTGGGGGCGGGCCAGCTGCTCGTTGACATCAATGCCTTTCCCATTGGATCGGAATCCGTAGAGGGCATGAATTTTGCCCTGGAATCCCTGGAATCCATTCCCCTGATTAAAAATGCCCATCCCGGTATCATGACCACCATCGGTGTGAGCAATCTCACAAACGGCCTTGCCAAGAAGCCCTACATGCGTCTGGTGCTGACCTCTGTCTTTCTGGATGAGGGTAGAAAAAAGGGGCTCGATGCGGCCATTGTCAATCCCAACCATTACGCTCCGGTGGAAAGTCTGGACGCTTCCGACTATGCCCTTGGCCGGAAGGTGGTGCTGGAAAGGGACATGGATGCCTATGCTCTCCTTGAGGACATAGCCGAACTAAAGCAGGGCCGCAGGGTAGAAAGGCGTTCTTCCTATGAGGGCCTTTCTCCTGCGGAGACCCTCCGTGAAAAAATCAAGGATGGTTTCAAGAAGCGGGAAGCCGGTACGGTAAGATGGAAGGGTATGGAGATTGCCTATCAGGACAGCATTGTGCAGGATGCGGTGAAAGCTCTGGAAGACCATGAACCCCTCGCCCTGATCAGTGATTATCTCATGGAGGCCATGAATGTGCTGGGAGAGCGTTTTGCGGCCGGAGAGGCTTCGCTGCCCCATCTTCTGAAGGCTGCGGATGTGATGAAGGCGGTGATGGGATTTCTCGAAAATGTTATGGCCGAAGGTGCCGTTCAGGATGCCTACAAGGCCACCATCGTCATGGGTACGGTCTATCAGGATGTACATTCCATCGGAAAGGATCTTACCAAAACCCTCTTGGAAAATTACGGATTCCGGGTGATTGATCTTGGGGTGCAGGTTCCTGTGGATGCCTTTGTGGAAACGGCCATACGGGAAAAGGCCGATGCCATTGGTATGAGTGCCCTTTTGGTGCAGACGGCCAATCACATGATTTCTGTGGTCAAACGCATGGATGAGGCGGGGCTTTCCATACCGGTCTTTGTGGGCGGTGCGCCTGTAAACCTGCGCCATGCCGCCACCGTTGCCCTGCGGGGTGGTGATGATGTGGACAATATCAAGCCCGATGTCTTTTACTGCCAGACCGCCATGGACAGTGTGAATCTCATGGAAGGACTGATTGCATCAAGACGGGATTCGGTGATTGGAGTGAACCGGGAAAAGCTTCTTGCCGCATGGCGTTCCGGGCAGGAAAAATTCATAGAAAAATCGGTGCTTTTGGCAAGTCTTCCAAGGCGTAAGGTTCGTTTTGAAACAGGCCCTGCAGTTTCATCTTTTTTATCCGAAACCCTGAGCCCTTCCCCTTCTGCCGTGAACATCCGCAAAAAAAGTCTCTTTTCCCTGAACTGGAAGATGGGAAAGGGCCGGCAGGATGGGGAGTCTCTCTATGAAAAATGGATAAGCAAGGCTGAGCAGGAAGGCCTTGTCAAACCCTCTGGCCGCGTGGCACTGTTCCCGGCCAACAGTGAGGGGCAGTATATTCTTCTTTTTGATCCCAAGAATCCTGAGAGGGAGGTGGCCCGGATCTTTACGGAGATGCAGACCGGTTCCGGTAAAAAGGATATTTTCTGTGTGGCGGATTTTGTAAGGCCCCTGTCAGGTGGTGTCCGGGACTGTGTGGGCTTGCAGATTGCTACGGCAGGTCCCCTATCCATGGAGGCTGTGGATCATTTTAAAAAGTCAGGGGATACGGAAAGTGCCCATCTTCTTCAGGGGCTTTCTGACCGCATTGCCGAAGATCTTGCAAGTATGCTGCACGCAAGGCTTGCCATACTTGCGGGAGCAGAAAAGGGATGCCGTTATTCTCCGGGGTATCCGGGCATTGCCATTGAAGAAAACAGGGTGATCCATGGTCTTCTTGCGGCGAAGGATCTGGGGGTTAGCCTGACAGGGGCGGGTGAATTCCATCCCACCTCCACCACGGCGGCGCTGATTGTTTTCCATAAAGATGCTGGTTACGCCATTCCGGGAGACTGA
- a CDS encoding MFS transporter — protein sequence MRQPVFITLFFSVFIAVTGVGIVVPLLPVYAHDLGASGLAISLIFGAFSISRTFLLPFFGRLSDKKGRKPFIVAGLFCYGLISLLFVAARGINDLIAIRFLHGIASAMVMPVAQAYIGDITPKGREGFFMGMFNMSMFTSLSLGPLIGGILSTHMGMHWAFIAMGIMAFTGCMASLVCLPPLGKERFNNQNPSAYPWKAFVTDPTFAGIFFYRFAYTCGIGIIWCFLPLLAHIRFQMTSDVIGVLVMAGIFVSGLLNIPMGWMADRYSRKGMVLTGGLLVAAGMGTIGIANGFMELLGGIILFGMGGGISVPAITAMAVTIGKQQQAMGGAMALLTMAHSMGMLAGSLAAGIAMDFFSLDTAFPMAAIFLVISLALTLLLFRIRKKQTESSIKK from the coding sequence ATGCGGCAACCTGTTTTTATCACTCTCTTCTTTTCTGTATTCATTGCCGTTACAGGCGTGGGAATCGTTGTCCCCCTCCTGCCCGTATATGCCCATGATCTTGGTGCTTCCGGCCTGGCCATCAGCCTTATATTCGGTGCTTTCTCCATATCCCGTACCTTCCTGCTGCCATTTTTCGGCCGCCTTTCAGACAAAAAAGGCAGAAAACCTTTTATCGTGGCCGGACTCTTCTGTTACGGACTCATATCCCTTCTTTTTGTTGCCGCGCGGGGAATCAATGACCTCATTGCCATCCGCTTTCTGCATGGCATAGCCTCAGCCATGGTCATGCCAGTGGCCCAGGCTTACATAGGTGACATTACCCCCAAGGGCAGGGAAGGATTTTTCATGGGCATGTTCAACATGTCCATGTTCACAAGCTTAAGTCTCGGCCCCCTCATCGGCGGCATTCTCAGCACGCACATGGGGATGCACTGGGCCTTCATCGCCATGGGCATCATGGCTTTTACGGGCTGTATGGCCAGTCTTGTCTGCCTGCCTCCCCTTGGGAAAGAACGGTTCAATAATCAGAACCCCTCCGCCTATCCATGGAAAGCCTTTGTCACTGACCCAACCTTTGCCGGTATCTTTTTTTATCGCTTTGCCTATACCTGCGGCATCGGCATAATCTGGTGTTTTCTACCCCTGCTGGCCCATATACGATTTCAGATGACAAGTGATGTCATTGGCGTGCTGGTCATGGCAGGTATTTTTGTCAGCGGCCTTTTGAATATCCCCATGGGATGGATGGCCGACCGTTACAGCAGAAAAGGAATGGTTCTTACCGGAGGGCTGCTCGTTGCGGCCGGCATGGGAACCATAGGCATTGCAAACGGATTCATGGAACTCCTCGGGGGAATCATTCTGTTTGGTATGGGTGGCGGCATCTCCGTCCCTGCCATAACGGCCATGGCCGTAACCATAGGGAAACAGCAACAGGCCATGGGAGGCGCCATGGCACTGCTTACCATGGCCCACAGCATGGGTATGCTGGCAGGCTCCCTTGCCGCAGGAATAGCCATGGATTTTTTCAGCCTTGATACAGCTTTTCCCATGGCTGCCATCTTTCTTGTCATAAGCCTTGCCCTCACCCTGCTGCTCTTCCGGATCAGGAAAAAACAGACAGAATCTTCCATAAAAAAATGA
- a CDS encoding 2-amino-3,7-dideoxy-D-threo-hept-6-ulosonate synthase has protein sequence MQLGKQVRLERIFDRNTQKTIIVPMDHGVTVGPIPGMIDLRGAVNKVAEGGANAVLMHKGLPRRTHRGHGRDIGLILHLSASTSLSPSSNTKTLVSTVEDGLRLGADAVSVHVNVGDENERTMLRDFGEVSTKANEWGMPVLAMVYARGPRIADENHVDVVKHCARLGEELGADVVKVAYTGCPETFRQVVDGCCIPVVIAGGPKMENDTQILQMAFDAMQAGAAGLSLGRNVFQHENPTALVRALCGIVNQGMDVNTAMSLHLS, from the coding sequence ATGCAACTTGGCAAGCAGGTTCGGCTGGAACGCATTTTCGACCGCAACACCCAAAAAACCATCATAGTGCCCATGGACCACGGCGTCACCGTTGGCCCCATACCCGGAATGATCGATCTCAGGGGGGCTGTCAACAAAGTGGCCGAGGGAGGAGCCAATGCCGTTCTCATGCATAAAGGCCTTCCCCGCCGTACCCACAGAGGCCATGGTCGGGATATCGGTCTTATCCTCCACCTTTCCGCCAGCACCAGCCTTTCTCCATCCTCCAATACCAAAACCCTTGTCTCCACTGTGGAAGACGGCCTGCGCTTAGGGGCCGATGCCGTATCCGTTCATGTCAATGTGGGGGATGAAAACGAAAGGACCATGCTGCGGGATTTCGGAGAAGTCAGTACAAAGGCCAACGAATGGGGCATGCCCGTTCTTGCCATGGTCTATGCCAGAGGTCCCCGCATTGCCGATGAAAACCATGTGGATGTGGTCAAACACTGCGCCCGTTTAGGAGAAGAGCTGGGTGCGGATGTGGTAAAAGTGGCCTATACGGGTTGCCCCGAAACCTTCCGGCAGGTAGTGGATGGCTGCTGCATTCCCGTGGTCATTGCCGGAGGTCCTAAAATGGAAAATGATACCCAGATTCTACAGATGGCCTTTGACGCCATGCAGGCAGGAGCCGCAGGGCTGTCCCTTGGCAGAAACGTATTCCAGCATGAAAACCCCACAGCCCTTGTCCGTGCACTATGCGGTATTGTGAACCAGGGCATGGATGTGAATACGGCCATGTCCCTGCATCTGAGCTGA
- a CDS encoding acetate uptake transporter: MEKAYANPGPLGLMGFGMTTILLNIHNAGFYPISAMILAMGLFYGGAAQIIVGVMEFKKGNTFGTTAFTSYGLFWLTLVFLMVMPKMGWADPTPHGYMAWYLLLWGVFTLFMFFGTLVASRGLQFVFLSLTILFFLLAARDFTGSDIIGRIAGFEGILCGISAIYLAMAEVLNEQFGRIVLPIG; encoded by the coding sequence ATGGAGAAGGCGTATGCGAACCCCGGTCCTTTGGGCCTCATGGGTTTTGGTATGACGACCATTTTACTAAACATTCACAATGCGGGGTTTTACCCCATCAGTGCCATGATACTGGCCATGGGCCTTTTTTATGGTGGTGCCGCACAGATTATTGTGGGGGTTATGGAGTTTAAAAAGGGCAATACCTTCGGAACCACAGCTTTCACATCCTATGGCCTTTTCTGGCTTACCCTGGTGTTTCTGATGGTGATGCCCAAGATGGGCTGGGCAGATCCAACCCCCCACGGTTATATGGCCTGGTATCTGCTGCTTTGGGGCGTTTTTACCCTGTTCATGTTTTTTGGAACACTGGTGGCAAGCCGTGGTTTACAGTTTGTTTTTCTGAGTCTTACCATCCTGTTTTTTCTGCTGGCAGCCAGAGATTTTACGGGGTCAGATATCATTGGCCGTATTGCCGGATTTGAAGGTATCCTTTGCGGGATCAGCGCCATTTATCTGGCCATGGCCGAGGTTTTGAATGAACAGTTCGGCCGGATTGTCCTCCCCATAGGGTAA